The Spirosoma sp. SC4-14 DNA window CGGTACCGGGTCGGTGGCCGTCGTCGAGCGATTGGGGACGCATCACAAAAGGAGCAGCCGCTGCCTTCAAAGGTCGGGTGTTGTTGTATGCGGCCAGTCCGCAGTTCAACCCAAACGATCAGCAAAGCGACTGGCAGGCTGCTTATGATGCCAACAAACAGGCTTATGATTTGCTAACGGCCAATGGATATGGTTTGCACGCATCGTTCGATCAGTTGTGGTTCCAGGAAGTAAATAACCCGGAGGCTGTTCTGGTTACGGGCTACAACACCGAAACGGGCGACCAGCTCCGAAAAAATAACGGCTACGACAATGCCACCCGCCCATCGTATGCCGGAACGGGTGGAGGCTCCAATCAGCCATCGTGGGAAATGGTGAAAGCCTTTCCAATGCTGGATGGTAAAAAACCGGGCGAATCGGCCAAATACGCCTATTCAGATCAGTTATTCTACAAAAACCGTGATCCACGTTTCGACAAAACCATCGCCTACAATGGCGCTAACTGGCCCCTGAATGGTAATACGGCCTACAAATTGTGGACCTATTTTGTAAATGGTAAAACCATTGAACCCAAAGCAACCAATACGGGCTTCTACACGCGCAAGGCTATCAACCCATCGGTTGCTGCGGGCGATGTGCAGTATTTGGGTACCGACTGGATCGAAATTCGGTTTGCCGAAGTTATGCTGAATCTGGCCGAAAGTGCTACCGGGATTAATAAACTGGACGAAGCCTATACGCAGTTGAAAGCGCTTCGGAAACGGGCGGGTATCGAAGCCGGAACTGACGGGATGTATGGTTTGAAAGCCAATATGACCCGTGCCGAAATGTTCAGTGCCATTCTTTACGAACGGCAGATCGAGCTTGCCTTCGAAGGAAAACGGTTTTGGGACCTGCGTCGCTGGAAACGGATCGAACAAACACTAAACGGCACACGTCGGACGGGCGTTATTATCAACCTGAACGCAACGGGCGTGCCCGCCGATTTCGCAGCCAATCGCGACAATATTTCTCTCGACTCGGCGTATACCAACTACTTTACGCTGACCTTTAAGCAGCTCGATACTAAATATGCCATTGCCTGGAAGCCCGAATATTACTTCTTCGCTATTCCACAATCGGCCATCGACAACAACCCCAAACTGATTCAGAACAATACATGGGGTGGTGCGTTCGACCCGTTGCAGTAGGAGGGTGATCGGTATTCGATTTACGGTTGCTCCGCCTGTTAGTCTCCTGCCCTGCGGAGCAACCATAAACCGAATACCGAAAGAATAAGTGGGTTAGAAAAAAGCAATCCCGAATGCTACTGGCGTTCGGGATTGTCTGTTTATGAGATGTAGACAGAGGCTACGAAAGAGTAAGAGCAAATAGCCTTTGTAAGCTCTGGGGACAATAAAGTATGAACTGGCGAATCGGTTTGTCAGATGATGGATTGAAGCGGGTTGTTGCTCGAAAAGCTGGGTTGCATGGTTACCGTTTCAGCATTCAGCTTTTTATGATAGAAGATATACGAAGCAAAACCCAGCGCCACAAAGAGAAAAATAGGCGCCCATTCGCCGACAGTTTTACCGCTATTCGCGACGGAATATGTAGCCCCCAGCAGGTCGAACATAAGGCCAGCATAGGCCCATTCTTTAAGTCGCGGAAACCCCGGAACCAGAATGGCCACCGACCCCAATAGTTTGGCCCAGCCCAGAAAGGGAATGATATAGGCCGGATACCCCATTTCCCGAAATCCCTGTACCGACATCGGTACGACCATAATGTTGGGAATGGCCGAACCAATCATAACGAAAGCAAATAAACCGGTTAAGATCCAGTACGTGATTTTAGTCTTTTTCGGGGCTGTCGTTTTGCCGTTCTGAGCGCTGATTTGTGTCATGGTGTATTTGTTGTTTTGGTTAACTAACAAGACAAATGTACCACTCAAAACCAACGTTAATAGGGGGTGAAACCGGCAAAATTCGGGTGCTTTACGACATTGAATGAATTTTTTCAATTCAACAATTCAATCATTATTTCACCAGTTGCGTTTTAATTTCGGCCCGGTCGGCAAGGTCTTCGCTGGCTGTTTTCAGGATAATATCTCCTGGTTTTAAATCACCAAAAATCTGTGTTTGCCCAACAGAGGCATCG harbors:
- a CDS encoding RagB/SusD family nutrient uptake outer membrane protein — protein: MKLVNKIVLAFCSSLALTSCMKVLDKTDLSATSGALIFSDSTLTQMNLNYIYDQNLPTPIGSFGPEGSSITSLSDESYGESKILQGTVQINDIGDFGTSLSATNNYGKIRVINMFLNDVNNGSLPQYTKNKLRAQAQFFRAWRYFDLVRIYGGVPLVLSPLNAVGVEAKQLAFLPRNSTTESFAQIVRDLDSTIASVPGRWPSSSDWGRITKGAAAAFKGRVLLYAASPQFNPNDQQSDWQAAYDANKQAYDLLTANGYGLHASFDQLWFQEVNNPEAVLVTGYNTETGDQLRKNNGYDNATRPSYAGTGGGSNQPSWEMVKAFPMLDGKKPGESAKYAYSDQLFYKNRDPRFDKTIAYNGANWPLNGNTAYKLWTYFVNGKTIEPKATNTGFYTRKAINPSVAAGDVQYLGTDWIEIRFAEVMLNLAESATGINKLDEAYTQLKALRKRAGIEAGTDGMYGLKANMTRAEMFSAILYERQIELAFEGKRFWDLRRWKRIEQTLNGTRRTGVIINLNATGVPADFAANRDNISLDSAYTNYFTLTFKQLDTKYAIAWKPEYYFFAIPQSAIDNNPKLIQNNTWGGAFDPLQ
- a CDS encoding DoxX family protein; amino-acid sequence: MTQISAQNGKTTAPKKTKITYWILTGLFAFVMIGSAIPNIMVVPMSVQGFREMGYPAYIIPFLGWAKLLGSVAILVPGFPRLKEWAYAGLMFDLLGATYSVANSGKTVGEWAPIFLFVALGFASYIFYHKKLNAETVTMQPSFSSNNPLQSII